A single region of the Syngnathus acus chromosome 6, fSynAcu1.2, whole genome shotgun sequence genome encodes:
- the rag1 gene encoding V(D)J recombination-activating protein 1, whose translation MAEESLETDGPRSSMPAELHHPYPKYTQWKFKLFRVKSMEKAPMSSETKLEKEAMSGIAKSYVCTAPNVQLDNGSTGSIMKFCPDAKSKKTTEPPDQSMDMKLAEIDTHMNHLRGLCRLCGISLRKISGPIHDVHAVLDNDSKNCLRKMCCTSTKWPEVIHKVFKVDVTEDTESVHPLSFCHRCWMTAIRGGGVCNLSKTKVPEWKPHCTLCHLCSPKKQLFHKTGRKRMKTTPRAQSLAKRPKLDHNHITVSGESRVLRPFGGHLHGYVLKTWRSPSVQREHWVRTITHCQKEHLSSNLISENFPVDFLCSFTCMVCDHLLSDPVQAPCGHLFCHNCIMKYKNFIGPHCPSCNLPCSSDDLIPPAKTFLLVLHSLLLLCPRDGCGQHVKLDSFKAHCMSHDAEKQDARQQSSQLDNYLITNKGGRPRQHLLSLTRRAQKHRLRDLKNQVKMFADKEEGGDLKSVCLTLYLLALRSGNEHRMADELEVTMQGRGFALHPAVCLAIRVNTFLSCSQYHKVYRTVKATSGRQIFQPLHSLRAAEKELLPGFHQFEWQPALKNVSSSCNVGIINGLCGWTSSLDDSPSNTITRRFRYDVALVSAIKDLEEDIVEGLRKKGVEDSACTQSFNVTIKESCDGMGDVSEKHGGGPVVPEKAVRFSFTIMSISVLLGEDNKQEVTIFTEPKPNSELSCKPLCLMFVDEADHETLTAVLSPLVAERSTMKESRLILSIAGLPRSFRFQFRGSGYDEKMVRELEGLEASGSTYVCTLCDSSRVEASKNIVLHSVTRSHDENLSRYEIWRTNPFSESIEELRDRVKGVSAKPFMETQSTLDALHCDIGNATEFYKIFQDEIGEVYRNKNPSREERRSWRAALDKALRQKLKLKPVMRMNGNYARKLMTFEAVQVVCELVPLEERREALRELMRLYLQMKPVWRSTCPTKECPDQLCRYTFNSQSFADLISTTFKYRYNGKITNYLHKTLAHVPEIIERDGSIGAWASEGNESANKLFRRFRKMNARQSKAFELEDVLKHHWLYTSKYLQKFMQAHKYSAKATIDPTKFQDSESVAHEVFDF comes from the exons ATGGCAGAGGAAAGCCTGGAGACAGATGGCCCCAGATCATCTATGCCGGCTGAGCTCCACCATCCCTATCCTAAGTACACTCAGTGGAAGTTTAAACTGTTTAGAGTGAAGTCCATGGAGAAGGCCCCTATGTCAAGTGAGACAAAACTTGAGAAGGAAGCCATGTCTGGGATCGCTAAATCCTACGTCTGTACAGCTCCAAATGTACAGTTAGATAATGGTAGTACAGGTAGCATTATGAAATTTTGCCCAGATGCAAAAAGCAAGAAAACTACTGAACCACCTGACCAGAGCATGGACATGAAGCTCGCAGAAATTGACACTCACATGAACCACCTCAG agGTCTGTGCCGTCTTTGTGGAATCTCATTAAGAAAAATCAGCGGCCCAATCCATGATGTTCACGCAGTTCTGGATAACGACAGCAAGAATTGCTTACGCAAAATGTGCTGTACATCAACAAAATGGCCAGAGGTCATCCACAAGGTTTTTAAAGTGGATGTGACTGAAGATACAGAATCCGTCCACCCGCTTTCCTTCTGCCATCGCTGCTGGATGACTGCCATACGAGGAGGGGGTGTATGCAATCTTTCCAAGACAAAAGTCCCTGAGTGGAAACCTCATTGCACCCTCTGTCATCTTTGCTCACCCAAGAAACAATTATTCCACAAGACTGGCAGAAAGAGGATGAAAACCACTCCCAGAGCCCAAAGCTTAGCAAAAAGACCCAAGTTGGACCACAACCACATCACTGTCAGTGGTGAGAGTCGAGTTCTGAGACCATTTGGCGGCCATCTTCATGGATATGTCCTTAAGACATGGAGAAGTCCCAGTGTCCAAAGGGAGCATTGGGTGAGGACCATCACACACTGTCAGAAAGAGCACCTGAGTAGCAACCTTATATCTGAGAATTTCCCAGTTGATTTCCTCTGTTCTTTCACTTGCATGGTGTGTGACCATCTGCTCTCTGACCCAGTTCAAGCCCCCTGTGGGCACCTCTTTTGCCACAACTGTATtatgaaatacaaaaacttTATAGGGCCTCACTGTCCTTCCTGCAACTTACCCTGCTCCAGCGATGACCTCATTCCTCCTGCAAAAACCTTTTTGTTAGTCCTGCATTCTCTGCTTTTGCTCTGTCCGAGAGACGGCTGTGGTCAGCATGTAAAACTAGACTCATTTAAAGCTCACTGTATGAGCCATGATGCGGAAAAGCAGGATGCTAGACAGCAATCATCACAGCTTGACAACTACCTGATAACCAATAAAGGGGGAAGACCTCGCCAGCACTTGCTATCCCTCACGCGTCGTGCCCAGAAGCATCGACTGAGGGATCTGAAGAACCAGGTGAAGATGTTTGCAGACAAAGAGGAAGGTGGTGACCTAAAGTCTGTGTGTCTGACACTATATCTGCTGGCACTGAGATCTGGGAATGAACACCGGATGGCAGATGAGCTGGAGGTCACGATGCAAG GCAGAGGCTTTGCGTTGCACCCTGCTGTGTGTTTGGCCATCCGGGTCAATACTTTCCTGAGCTGTAGCCAGTATCACAAAGTGTACCGGACTGTCAAAGCCACCAGCGGCCGCCAGATCTTTCAGCCCTTACACAGTTTGCGTGCTGCAGAGAAAGAGCTTCTCCCTGGCTTTCACCAGTTTGAATGGCAGCCAGCTTTGAAGAACGTCTCTTCATCTTGCAACGTTGGTATCATAAATGGGCTCTGTGGATGGACTTCCTCTTTGGATGACTCACCATCCAATACCATCACACGCCGATTCCGCTATGATGTGGCTCTGGTGTCCGCAATAAAGGATCTGGAGGAGGACATTGTGGAGGGGCTGAGAAAGAAGGGGGTGGAAGACAGTGCCTGTACCCAAAGCTTCAATGTTACGATCAAAGAATCTTGTGACGGCATGGGAGATGTCAGTGAAAAGCACGGCGGAGGACCAGTTGTTCCTGAGAAAGCTGTTCGTTTCTCTTTCACCATTATGTCTATTTCTGTATTGCTTGGTGAAGATAATAAGCAGGAGGTTACAATCTTCACTGAGCCAAAGCCAAACTCAGAATTGTCTTGCAAGCCCCTCTGTCTGATGTTTGTTGATGAAGCGGACCACGAAACACTCACAGCTGTCTTGTCGCCCTTGGTTGCAGAACGTAGCACAATGAAGGAGAGCAGGCTCATCCTGTCGATAGCTGGACTGCCTCGATCCTTCCGCTTCCAGTTTAGAGGGTCAGGATACGACGAAAAGATGGTCCGTGAATTGGAGGGCTTGGAAGCCTCTGGATCCACGTATGTCTGCACACTGTGTGACTCGAGTCGAGTGGAGGCCTCTAAAAATATAGTACTTCATTCTGTCACACGCAGTCATGATGAGAACTTGTCTCGCTATGAAATCTGGAGAACTAATCCATTTTCTGAGTCTATAGAGGAACTGCGGGACAGAGTCAAGGGGGTCTCTGCCAAGCCCTTCATGGAGACCCAATCCACACTTGATGCGTTACACTGTGACATTGGTAATGCCACTGAGTTCTACAAAATTTTCCAGGATGAAATAGGCGAGGTGTACCGAAACAAAAATCCCAGCCGGGAGGAACGGCGCAGCTGGCGGGCAGCCCTGGATAAAGCACTGAGGCAGAAGCTGAAACTCAAACCTGTGATGAGGATGAACGGCAACTATGCCCGGAAGCTAATGACCTTCGAGGCTGTGCAAGTGGTGTGTGAGCTGGTGCCCTTagaggagaggagggaggcCCTGAGGGAGCTGATGCGGCTGTACCTCCAGATGAAGCCTGTGTGGCGCTCTACATGCCCAACCAAAGAGTGTCCTGACCAGCTCTGCCGCTACACCTTCAATTCCCAGAGTTTTGCTGACCTCATTTCCACTACTTTCAAATACAGGTACAATGGCAAAATAACCAATTATCTGCACAAGACCCTGGCCCATGTCCCCGAAATAATTGAGCGTGATGGATCCATCGGTGCATGGGCTAGTGAGGGGAATGAGTCAGCAAACAAACTGTTCAGGCGTTTCCGTAAGATGAATGCACGTCAGTCAAAAGCCTTTGAGCTTGAGGATGTCTTGAAACATCACTGGCTCTACACATCAAAGTACTTACAGAAGTTTATGCAGGCTCATAAGTACTCTGCCAAAGCCACCATTGACCCAACAAAATTCCAGGACAGTGAAAGTGTGGCCCACGAGGTCTTTGATTTTTGA
- the rag2 gene encoding V(D)J recombination-activating protein 2, with the protein MTLQPLKPVNCEGLLQPGCSLLQLDGEVLLFGQKGWPKRSCPTGVFGVRLKHGELRLRAISFSNDSQYLPPLRYPAVCRLDPHDGLPESYLIHGGRTPNNDISTSLYALSMDSRGCNRKLTLKCKEKELVGEVPGARYGHTVTVVQSKGKTAFVVFGGRSYMPAKERTSENWNCVIDCPPQVFLFDMQFGCCSAYTFPELCDGQSFHVALAREDRVYILGGHSLKSDGRPPRLFCLHVELLQGCPLLSCDLLDFGLSISSAMITRTGPAHKYIIIGGYQFNSQKRMECSTVILDEKGIHIEPLDPPNWTPDIVHSGTWYGGAAGEQSMLLAVPSEGRSCQTNMNYFYLVNFQKEVDSKEDQEGCSQELTDNSTPLEDSDELYFGREPQELDDSSEVEGNTYNEKDEEDESQYGYWIKCCRGCQLDVNTWEPYYSTELQWPAMIFCSKGEAGHWVHAQCMGLSETMLLELSQGNKKYFCREHGGLPKQEMTPPQKVIPLTHKPLKVKQRKSHTSLKMPRAKNVFRRLFD; encoded by the coding sequence ATGACTCTGCAACCATTAAAGCCAGTCAACTGCGAAGGTCTTCTGCAACCTGGCTGTTCTCTTCTGCAGCTTGACGGTGAAGTTCTCCTGTTTGGCCAGAAAGGATGGCCAAAGCGCTCCTGTCCAACAGGAGTATTTGGTGTGCGCTTGAAACATGGTGAGCTGAGGTTGAGAGCCATATCTTTCTCCAATGACTCCCAGTACCTTCCTCCTTTGCGTTATCCTGCCGTTTGCCGCCTTGATCCACATGATGGTCTCCCGGAGAGTTATCTCATCCACGGTGGCCGCACCCCCAACAATGACATCTCAACAAGTCTTTATGCACTGAGCATGGATAGTCGTGGCTGCAATCGCAAACTGACCCTGAAATGTAAAGAGAAAGAACTAGTTGGAGAAGTGCCAGGTGCTAGATATGGCCACACAGTCACGGTAGTTCAGAGCAAAGGGAAGACAGCCTTTGTAGTTTTTGGTGGAAGGTCCTACATGCCTGCAAAAGAGAGGACCTCAGAGAACTGGAATTGTGTCATTGATTGTCCTCCTCAAGTGTTCCTGTTCGACATGCAGTTTGGTTGTTGTTCTGCTTACACTTTTCCAGAACTCTGTGATGGACAGTCATTCCACGTGGCCCTTGCGAGAGAGGACCGTGTTTACATCCTCGGCGGTCACTCTTTGAAAAGTGACGGCCGGCCACCTCGGCTCTTTTGTCTGCACGTCGAACTCCTACAAGGTTGTCCATTATTGTCGTGTGACCTTCTCGACTTTGGTCTGTCCATCTCAAGCGCTATGATCACTCGCACAGGCCCCGCTCACAAGTATATTATAATAGGAGGGTATCAATTTAACTCTCAAAAAAGAATGGAGTGCAGTACTGTCATTCTGGATGAGAAGGGGATTCACATAGAACCTCTTGACCCCCCAAACTGGACTCCAGATATCGTTCACAGTGGGACTTGGTATGGCGGTGCCGCAGGGGAACAAAGTATGTTGCTAGCTGTACCAAGTGAGGGCAGGTCGTGCcaaacaaatatgaattaCTTTTATCTAGTAAACTTCCAGAAAGAGGTCGACAGCAAAGAAGACCAGGAGGGTTGCAGCCAAGAGCTAACAGACAATTCCACTCCTCTCGAAGATTCAGATGAGCTCTATTTTGGCCGTGAGCCTCAAGAGCTTGATGATAGTAGTGAGGTTGAAGGTAATACCTACAATGAGaaagatgaggaggatgagTCGCAATATGGCTACTGGATCAAATGTTGCCGTGGTTGTCAGCTGGATGTCAATACATGGGAGCCGTATTACTCCACTGAGCTCCAATGGCCAGCCATGATCTTTTGTTCCAAAGGAGAAGCCGGACACTGGGTCCATGCCCAGTGCATGGGGCTGTCTGAAACAATGCTCCTCGAACTGTCGCagggaaacaaaaaatacttctGCCGAGAACACGGGGGTCTTCCGAAGCAGGAGATGACCCCACCTCAAAAGGTTATACCACTAACACATAAGCCTTTAAAAGTCAAGCAAAGGAAATCTCATACATCCCTCAAGATGCCCAGagccaaaaatgttttcaggaGACTTTTTGATTAA